The Thermococcus sp. 21S7 genome has a window encoding:
- the thpR gene encoding RNA 2',3'-cyclic phosphodiesterase — MRAFIAIEVSDEVRDNLLKAQERIGGKSAKIKFVERENFHVTLKFLGEIDEITAEEVKRALEEIAKKHRKHRVRVKGIGIFPNPNYVRVIWAGIENDEGIKAIAKDVEREMRRLGFKKEKDFVAHITIGRVKFVRDKLELAMALKDLANEDFGEFDVEAIELKKSTLTPKGPIYETVARFELAE, encoded by the coding sequence ATGAGGGCGTTCATAGCCATTGAGGTTAGCGACGAAGTTCGCGACAACCTTCTGAAGGCACAGGAAAGGATAGGGGGCAAATCAGCAAAGATAAAGTTCGTCGAGCGCGAGAACTTCCACGTCACGCTCAAGTTCCTTGGGGAGATTGACGAGATAACGGCAGAAGAGGTCAAAAGGGCGCTGGAGGAGATAGCAAAGAAGCACAGGAAGCACCGCGTTAGGGTGAAGGGGATAGGCATCTTCCCGAACCCTAACTACGTCCGCGTCATCTGGGCTGGAATAGAGAACGACGAGGGCATAAAGGCGATAGCGAAGGACGTTGAGCGGGAGATGAGGCGGCTGGGCTTCAAGAAGGAGAAAGACTTTGTCGCCCACATAACCATCGGCCGCGTCAAGTTTGTGAGGGACAAACTGGAGCTGGCGATGGCGCTCAAAGACCTCGCCAACGAAGACTTCGGCGAGTTTGATGTTGAGGCCATAGAGCTGAAGAAGAGCACGCTGACGCCGAAAGGGCCGATCTACGAGACAGTTGCAAGGTTCGAGCTGGCCGAGTGA
- the cca gene encoding CCA tRNA nucleotidyltransferase, whose amino-acid sequence MDVEAVLQKVLQRIRPTDEERAFVEGLMRELEDIAEETIESLGLDVKPYFVGSLAKDTYLAGDHDVDLFLAFPLDTPLKELRERGLELGRAIAERLGSYEIAYAEHPYVRALYRGVKVDLVPCYDVGSWRDVKTAVDRSILHNRWVLENLRGRNDEVRLLKRFLKGINAYGSEIYIRGFSGYLAEILVIKYGSFLEVLKNSDFMLRQKIIDPGNWLKREHETAMKTVRREAEADRPLIVIDPVDPRRNVAANLGWERYGFFYFRARQFLENPAEEFFFPRGRKRGNYLSELRRKGSHLVTLVFGAPDLVDDILLPQLERSARGFERALSREGFNILGWNVGHEGGKAFIMLEVDRRERERVRIKPGPEFFTERGLDFYRKNERVWLGGKRLFAEKAVRESIIEVILELLGKNQVALGKSVRENIRDARIMLDYVPKELEDEAYLFLSREKWNLKG is encoded by the coding sequence ATGGACGTCGAGGCCGTACTCCAGAAGGTTCTCCAGAGAATACGCCCGACGGACGAGGAGAGGGCCTTCGTGGAGGGCCTGATGAGGGAACTGGAGGACATAGCTGAAGAAACCATCGAAAGCCTGGGCCTCGACGTTAAGCCCTATTTCGTTGGCTCGCTCGCCAAGGACACATACCTGGCCGGAGACCACGACGTTGACCTCTTCTTAGCTTTCCCCCTCGATACCCCCCTGAAAGAGCTCAGGGAGAGGGGTCTGGAACTCGGCAGGGCCATCGCAGAGAGGCTCGGCTCCTACGAAATCGCCTACGCCGAACATCCCTACGTTAGGGCCCTGTACAGGGGCGTGAAGGTTGATCTCGTTCCATGCTACGACGTGGGGAGCTGGCGGGACGTGAAGACGGCCGTGGACCGTTCGATACTCCACAACCGCTGGGTCCTTGAGAACCTCAGGGGCAGGAACGACGAGGTGAGGCTCCTCAAGCGCTTTTTGAAGGGCATAAACGCCTACGGGAGCGAGATATACATCCGGGGCTTTTCGGGATACCTGGCCGAGATACTAGTCATCAAATACGGCTCCTTCCTCGAAGTTCTCAAAAATTCCGACTTCATGCTGAGGCAGAAGATAATAGATCCCGGAAACTGGCTCAAGCGGGAACATGAGACGGCCATGAAAACCGTCAGGCGTGAGGCCGAGGCCGACAGGCCCCTGATCGTCATCGACCCGGTTGACCCGAGGAGAAACGTCGCGGCAAACCTGGGCTGGGAGCGCTATGGCTTTTTCTACTTCAGGGCACGTCAGTTTCTGGAAAATCCGGCCGAGGAGTTCTTCTTCCCAAGAGGCAGGAAAAGAGGAAACTATCTCTCCGAGCTGAGGAGGAAGGGAAGCCACCTCGTGACGCTGGTCTTTGGGGCCCCAGACCTGGTGGATGACATCCTGCTCCCCCAGCTGGAAAGGAGTGCGCGGGGCTTTGAGAGGGCCCTCTCAAGGGAGGGTTTCAATATCCTTGGCTGGAACGTTGGGCATGAGGGCGGCAAAGCGTTCATAATGCTGGAGGTGGACAGGAGGGAAAGGGAGAGGGTGAGGATAAAGCCCGGACCCGAGTTCTTCACCGAGAGGGGCCTGGACTTCTACCGGAAGAACGAGAGGGTGTGGCTTGGGGGAAAGAGGCTCTTCGCAGAAAAAGCCGTCAGAGAGAGCATAATCGAAGTTATCCTCGAACTCTTGGGGAAGAACCAGGTTGCCCTGGGAAAAAGCGTTAGGGAAAACATCAGGGACGCCAGGATAATGCTAGACTACGTCCCGAAGGAGTTGGAGGACGAAGCCTACCTCTTCCTGAGCAGAGAGAAGTGGAATCTGAAGGGCTAG